One genomic segment of Drosophila melanogaster chromosome 3R includes these proteins:
- the Mur89F gene encoding mucin related 89F, isoform C, whose amino-acid sequence MAPKTPPFSQLDKMATRTSTSTSSWLCRLLLFGFCIGAAAARDIRSPMDQTDVAFYCPGEGLFADDYDCRIYYRCERRSGQYIQPYLLACPEDAVFSRTLRMCLPPAMSGRDECVDQVNEVDGDSMEKWEQDDYGQDDHNAMLNLAVTPAANELRTYASTHRLPTNYGLAGLNGVSVISFSSSSSLRAVGSAEEDGIICRDDGFMTDPSDCTVFYRCISNGRGYNKIGFRCSDGTAWDESLQSCNHMFDVRANGGCRNQAVPQNDGYYAGQTSTQSSQTSYQNSTTSSQQSSSTSSSNSSQSSSSTSSSTSNSSSSQESSTSSSSNQSSSTSSNHQESSSESSNNQESNSGSSSNQESSTSSSSNQGSSSQNAGSSNQNQSSGSNQSSGSSQSSNSNQNSSNNQNQSSQNSGSNQSSSSSQNSGSNQSSGSNQSSGNNQSSSSNQSSGSNQSSNNNQSSSSNSNQTSSSSQNNSGSNKPVPTECEDENTYIPDKEDCAKFYRCRQDKDGKLEQVPFTCGPGTVWNQVDKVCDLPTEDQKKKCNIQSGSSSGSNNSGQQSSGSSSNNQGSSNNQSSSNQSSSNNQGSSNNQGSSSNQGSSSNQGSSSNQGSSSNQGSSSNQSSSNQSSSSNQGSSSNQGSSSNQGSSSNQSSSSNQGSSSNQGSSSNQSSSSNQGSSSNQGSSSNQGSSSNQGSSSNQGSSSNQGSSSNQSSNQGSTSSSSNQSSSSSNNNSTSTQTKPSNPDGECQDTETYLADKKDCARFYRCVENGSGGFNKVPFDCSPGTVWDPDTKGCNHPTDVQKEQCKAMANGSGSSSSQGSSSNQGSSSSQGSSSNQGSSSNQGSSSNQGSSSNQGSSSNQGSSSNQGSSSNQGSSSNQGSSSNQGSSSSQGSSSNQGSSSNQGSSSNQGSSSNQGSSSNQGSSSSQGSSSNEGSSSNQGSSSSQGSSSNQGSSSNQGSSSNQGSSSNQGSSSNQGSSSNQGSSSNQSSSSNQSSSNQSSSNQSSSSNQTSSSTTQKPFKPAEKCESEETFLADNENCSKFYRCVDNGKGGFTKVSFTCPPNTLWDPEANSCNHPDQIQTKPLKCKKVVSQGGSSSNSTSNSSSSSNNSGSSSNSGSSSSSSSSNSGSSSNTGSSSNSGASSSGGSSNQGSSSNSGSSSGSNSSGNQSTSSSTSSSSSSSNNNNQGSSSSSSSSSSSTSSKPNPSETCKVNGQFIGDRSDCAKFYRCVDNDRGGFNMVPFSCGPGTVWDAQMQACNHAWAVKECGGIAPPTTSTPTTSRPTTASTSRPSDQTSTSRPTGPPTTARPVTARPTTSSPTTASSSQTTSPVTQAPNTDGKCRSEGFMADPNNCSKFYRCVRNNKGGFTSIPFQCGAGTVWDQDLQTCNHNFNNCSTGTESTTPKPPCEPATNGTTATSTSSTTTPPPTTTDLPPTSTTGLPPTTTTELPPTTTTDLPPTTTTRLPPTTTTSLPPTTTTGLPPTTTTGAQPTTTTLSSETETSTVTTSPESTTQPPSTTTMKPLPAGTECTGEGYMADPEDCRKYYRCINAGASYRKYNFTCPKGTGWNEEVQTCDYVENIPRCSKLPAEPITTTPSEESKDPGSTTPQSTDEPTTVTKPITKPTEEPSTEKPQKPTTQYPEKPTTTEEPEKPQKPTTTEYPQKPTTTEEPTPEKPQKPTTTEYPQKPTTTEEPTPEKPQKPTTTEYPQKPTTEEPTTTSIPGYNPTTTSVPGYNPTTTPIPVETTTSTPGYKPTTTGEPITTTTLPSTTTDAIQEPTTSKKPEPTTTTESPESSTPEGSVTTLQPEPQPNYNCSSEGFFPDPEDCSRYYRCVDAAKNGKYQVYAFKCGKGTVWDTSTETCNYADQVSGNCSSGQTTTPGTTTEPGTTESTTSSGKPETTSKAPENTTTWAPETTTTSSPETTTTVASETTTTTSGTTTTATPETTTKPPKPETTTIAGEETSTSKSPTTTESPAPSTNTSAPCPETGPGQNVYVCPTGFRRHPEKCGMFYQCSESADNNDLNIVVFQCPNGTVYQDKSCSCGKPPAGDKCSKDMKRTTNAFEEETKLQNVQISTTDPLCPDEGHFALNNDQCGQLFVKCGFSELTGRIEGQIHRCPQGFAYWNVSRRCEPARKLPNCTPTTYNVGGNVPLEWLNIGHRRRSMRI is encoded by the exons ATGGCGCCAAAGACGCCGCCATTTTCACAGCTCGACAAAATGGCGACAAggacatccacatccacatccagtTGGCTCTGCCGCCTGCTGCTATTCGGCTTTTGCATTGGCGCCGCCGCCGCCCGAG ACATACGATCGCCGATGGACCAGACAGACGTGGCCTTCTATTGCCCTGGAGAGGGTCTGTTTGCGGACGACTACGATTGCCGGATTTATTACCGCTGCGAGCGGCGTTCGGGGCAGTACATCCAACCCTATCTGCTGGCCTGTCCGGAGGACGCGGTCTTTTCCCGCACCCTGCGCATGTGTTTGCCACCAGCGATGTCTGGGCGGGATGAGTGCGTTGACCAGGTGAACGAGGTGGATGGCGACAGCATGGAGAAATGGGAGCAGGACGACTACGGACAGGATGACCATAATGCGATGCTTAACCTGGCCGTCACACCTGCGGCCAATGAGCTGCGAACCTATGCGTCGACCCACCGTCTGCCCACAAATTACGGTCTGGCTGGTCTCAACGGTGTCTCTGTCATAtccttctccagctcctcATCCCTGCGAGCTGTTGGATCAGCGGAGGAGGATGGCATAATATGCCGGGATGATGGCTTCATGACCGATCCCAGCGACTGCACCGTGTTTTATCGCTGCATCTCGAACGGCCGAGGCTATAACAAAATCGGCTTCCGGTGCTCAGATGGCACGGCGTGGGACGAGTCCCTTCAGTCCTGTAACCATATGTTTGACGTACGTGCCAACGGAGGATGCCGCAATCAAGCTGTTCCACAGAACGACGGTTATTACGCCGGCCAAACGTCAACACAGTCCTCGCAGACCAGTTACCAGAACTCAACCACAAGCAGTCAACAGAGCTCGTCCACCAGTTCCTCCAACTCCTCTCAAAGTTCCAGTTCAACATCCAGTTCTACATCCAACTCCAGCTCAAGTCAGGAGTCCTCTACATCCAGCAGCAGTAATCAGTCGAGCTCCACGTCTAGCAACCATCAGGAGTCCAGCTCGGAATCCAGCAACAACCAGGAGTCCAATTCGGGATCTAGCAGTAATCAGGAATCTAGCACGAGTTCTAGCAGCAATCAAGGCTCAAGCTCTCAAAATGCTGGCAGCAgcaaccaaaaccaaagctcTGGCAGCAATCAAAGTTCGGGAAGTAGCCAATCTTCAAACAGTAACCAGAACTCCAGCAACAATCAGAACCAAAGCTCTCAAAATTCTGGTAGCAACCAAAGCTCTAGCAGCAGTCAAAACTCGGGCAGCAACCAATCCTCTGGCAGCAACCAATCCTCTGGCAACAATCAAAGCTCCAGCAGCAATCAGAGCTCTGGAAGTAATCAATCCTCCAACAACAATCAATCCTCCAGCTCAAACAGCAATCAGACTTCTTCAAGCAGCCAAAACAACAGTGGATCTAATAAACCCGTGCCCACCGAGTGCGAGGATGAAAATACTTATATTCCGGATAAAGAGGACTGTGCTAAGTTCTACAGATGCCGCCAAGATAAAGACGGAAAATTAGAGCAAGTGCCTTTCACCTGTGGTCCCGGTACCGTTTGGAACCAAGTGGACAAGGTCTGCGATCTGCCCACTGAGGATCAAAAGAAGAAGTGCAACATTCAATCGGGTTCCTCGAGTGGTAGTAACAACTCTGGACAGCAATCTAGTGGTAGCTCCTCGAACAACCAGGGCTCTTCCAACAATCAATCCTCAAGCAACCAGAGCTCATCTAACAATCAAGGATCGTCTAACAATCAAGGATCGTCTAGCAATCAAGGATCGTCCAGCAATCAAGGATCGTCTAGCAATCAAGGCTCATCTAGCAATCAAGGCTCATCAAGCAATCAATCTTCCAGCAATCAGAGCTCATCCAGCAATCAAGGATCGTCTAGCAATCAAGGATCTTCTAGCAATCAAGGCTCATCCAGCAATCAGAGCTCATCCAGCAATCAAGGATCGTCTAGCAATCAAGGCTCATCCAGCAATCAAAGCTCATCCAGCAATCAAGGATCGTCTAGCAATCAAGGCTCGTCCAGCAATCAAGGCTCATCCAGCAATCAAGGATCTTCCAGCAATCAAGGCTCATCCAGTAATCAAGGATCCTCAAGCAATCAGTCCTCCAATCAAGGCTCGACTTCATCTTCTAGCAACCAAAGCTCCTCAAGCTCAAATAATAACTCCACGAGCACTCAAACAAAGCCATCTAATCCCGATGGTGAATGCCAAGATACGGAAACATATTTGGCTGATAAGAAGGACTGTGCCCGATTCTATCGATGCGTAGAGAATGGTAGCGGTGGCTTCAATAAAGTTCCTTTCGATTGCTCCCCTGGAACGGTTTGGGATCCAGATACGAAGGGATGTAACCATCCAACAGATGTGCAAAAGGAGCAATGCAAGGCTATGGCCAATGGAAGTGGATCATCATCCAGCCAAGGCTCCTCTTCCAACCAGGGATCATCCTCAAGCCAGGGATCTTCTTCCAATCAGGGATCATCCTCCAACCAGGGCTCTTCTTCTAACCAGGGATCATCTTCAAATCAGGGTTCCTCTTCTAACCAGGGATCATCTTCAAATCAGGGTTCCTCTTCTAACCAGGGATCGTCCTCCAACCAAGGATCGTCATCTAACCAGGGATCATCTTCCAGCCAGGGTTCTTCATCCAACCAGGGATCATCTTCCAATCAGGGTTCCTCTTCCAACCAAGGATCATCTTCCAATCAGGGATCGTCATCTAACCAAGGATCATCATCTAGCCAGGGATCTTCCTCCAACGAAGGATCATCTTCCAATCAGGGATCATCTTCGAGCCAAGGATCATCCTCTAACCAGGGTTCATCTTCGAACCAAGGATCGTCCTCTAATCAGGGTTCCTCTTCTAACCAGGGATCATCATCGAATCAAGGATCTTCCTCAAATCAGGGATCATCTTCAAATCAAAGTTCTTCGTCTAACCAATCGTCCTCGAATCAATCCTCCTCCAATCAATCGTCATCATCTAACCAGACATCATCATCCACTACACAAAAGCCTTTCAAACCTGCAGAGAAATGTGAAAGTGAGGAAACTTTCTTGGCTGACAACGAAAACTGCTCGAAGTTTTATCGATGCGTGGATAATGGTAAGGGTGGTTTTACAAAAGTATCATTCACCTGCCCTCCAAACACGCTATGGGATCCTGAGGCCAACAGCTGTAACCATCCTGATCAGATCCAGACCAAGCCGCTCAAATGCAAAAAGGTGGTTAGCCAAGGCGGAAGCTCCTCTAACAGCACCAGCAACTCCTCGAGTAGCTCAAACAACAGTGGTTCCTCGTCGAACAGTGGATCATCTTCCAGTTCATCATCCTCCAACAGTGGCTCCTCCTCCAATACAGGTTCATCGTCAAACAGTGGCGCTTCTTCCAGCGGTGGCTCATCGAATCAAGGCTCATCCTCCAATAGTGGCTCCTCTTCCGGCTCGAACTCTTCTGGAAATCAATCGACATCTTCGTCAACATcgtcttcatcatcatcaagcaataataataatcaaggttcctcctcatcgtcctcctccagcagcagctcgaCTTCGTCAAAACCAAATCCATCTGAAACCTGCAAAGTTAATGGACAATTTATTGGCGATCGATCGGATTGTGCCAAATTCTATCGCTGCGTCGATAATGACAGAGGTGGCTTCAATATGGTACCCTTTAGCTGCGGTCCTGGCACTGTTTGGGATGCCCAGATGCAGGCCTGTAATCATGCGTGGGCAGTAAAGGAATGCGGTGGTATTGCTCCACCTACAACTTCTACTCCGACGACCTCCAGGCCAACAACGGCAAGCACTTCTAGACCTTCTGACCAAACTTCAACGTCGAGACCCACAGGTCCGCCCACTACCGCACGTCCAGTGACTGCCAGACCAACCACTTCTTCTCCAACAACAGCTTCATCATCCCAAACCACATCTCCTGTTACTCAGGCACCCAATACGGATGGCAAATGTCGATCGGAGGGCTTTATGGCTGATCCCAACAACTGCTCCAAATTCTACCGCTGTGTAAGGAACAACAAAGGCGGCTTCACCTCAATTCCATTCCAATGTGGAGCTGGTACCGTATGGGATCAGGATCTGCAGACCTGCAACCACAATTTCAACAATTGCAGTACGGGCACTGAAAGTACCACTCCAAAACCGCCTTGTGAGCCAGCAACAAATGGAACAACGGCCACGTCTACGTCCTCGACCACCACAcctccacccaccaccactGATTTACCACCCACTTCAACAACAGGATTGCCGCCTACTACAACAACCGAGTTACCTCCAACTACAACCACAGACTTACCTCCTACAACAACTACTAGGTTGCCTCCCACTACAACTACTAGCTTGCCTCCGACTACAACAACTGGACTGCCACCCACCACGACCACAGGAGCTCAACCCACTACAACAACATTGAGTTCGGAAACTGAAACATCAACGGTAACCACAAGTCCGGAAAGCACCACGCAACCACCGTCTACAACCACTATGAAACCCCTACCAGCTGGAACGGAATGCACAGGAGAGGGATACATGGCCGATCCCGAAGATTGCAGGAAATACTACCGATGCATCAATGCTGGAGCTTCCTACAGAAAGTACAACTTTACGTGTCCCAAGGGCACGGGATGGAATGAAGAAGTTCAGACCTGTGACTACGTGGAGAATATACCAAGGTGCTCGAAGTTACCCGCTGAACCAATCACTACGACACCAAGTGAAGAGTCCAAGGATCCCGGAAGCACCACTCCGCAGTCAACGGATGAGCCCACCACAGTGACAAAACCCATTACAAAACCCACCGAAGAACCTTCAACAGAAAAACCTCAAAAGCCGACCACTCAATATCCGGAGAAGCCAACCACCACAGAGGAACCAGAAAAGCCGCAGAAGCCGACTACAACCGAGTATCCTCAGAAGCCAACCACCACGGAGGAGCCTACCCCTGAGAAGCCCCAGAAACCCACTACAACCGAATATCCTCAGAAGCCGACCACCACGGAGGAGCCTACTCCAGAGAAGCCCCAGAAACCCACTACAACCGAATATCCTCAGAAGCCGACCACTGAAGAACCCACCACCACAAGTATTCCGGGCTACAATCCAACAACAACGTCTGTTCCGGGCTATAATCCAACAACAACGCCGATTCCGGTAGAAACTACAACCTCAACTCCTGGCTATAAGCCAACTACCACCGGCGAACCTATTACCACGACCACATTACCTTCCACAACCACGGATGCAATTCAAGAGCCTACAACCTCAAAAAAACCCGAACCCACAACAACCACGGAAAGTCCCGAATCCAGCACCCCTGAAGGTTCAGTAACCACTCTTCAGCCGGAGCCACAGCCTAACTATAACTGCTCATCGGAGGGATTCTTCCCAGATCCCGAGGACTGTAGTCGCTATTACCGTTGTGTGGATGCAGCCAAAAACGGCAAATATCAGGTTTATGCCTTCAAGTGCGGCAAAGGAACTGTTTGGGACACGTCCACCGAGACCTGCAATTACGCCGATCAGGTGTCTGGCAATTGCTCATCGGGACAGACGACCACGCCGGGAACGACTACGGAACCTGGTACGACGGAGAGTACAACCAGCTCTGGAAAACCTGAAACCACCTCAAAGGCCCCTGAAAACACCACAACATGGGCTCCTGAAACCACCACTACATCGTCTCCTGAAACCACCACCACAGTAGCCTCCGAAACCACTACTACTACTTCTGGCACAACCACCACAGCCACTCCTGAAACCACTACAAAACCACCCAAGCCTGAAACCACTACCATAGCTGGGGAAGAAACATCAACGTCAAAATCGCCTACCACTACGGAGAGTCCTGCTCCCAGTACCAATACCTCTGCTCCTTGTCCCGAAACCGGACCAGGTCAGAACGTGTACGTCTGCCCCACTGGATTCCGCCGGCATCCGGAGAAGTGCGGCATGTTCTACCAGTGCAGCGAAAGTGCCGATAACAATGATCTTAACATCGTGGTATTCCAATGCCCCAACGGAACCGTCTACCAAGACAAGTCCTGCAGCTGTGGCAAGCCACCGGCAGGTGACAAGTGCTCCAAGGACATGAAGAGGACCACCAACGCGTTTGAAGAGGAAACGAAACTTCAGAAT GTTCAAATCAGCACGACAGATCCGCTCTGCCCGGATGAGGGTCACTTCGCGCTCAACAACGACCAGTGCGGCCAGCTGTTCGTCAAGTGCGGATTCTCGGAGCTGACGGGTCGCATCGAAGGCCAGATCCACCGCTGTCCGCAGGGATTCGCCTACTGGAACGTTAGCCGACGATGCGAGCCCGCCCGCAAGCTGCCCAACTGCACGCCCACCACCTACAATGTGGGCGGAAACGTGCCGCTGGAGTGGCTCAACATTGGCCATAGACGCCGCAGCATGCGCATTTAA